Proteins found in one Helicobacter sp. NHP19-003 genomic segment:
- a CDS encoding ribonuclease J produces MQEQSGVKNITKANERGNLGFHKELKQGVEANHKIHINHLNPHYKLDLNVKARVKITPLGGLGEIGGNMMVIETLNQAIIIDVGMSFPSEDMYGVDILIPDFSYLHSIKDKIVGVLITHAHEDHIGAVPYLFKELQFPLYGTPLSLGMIGNKFDEHGLKKFKSFFKIVQKRQPIQIGEFIVEWIHITHSIIDASALAIQTKVGTIIHTGDFKIDHTPVDNIPTDLYRLAHYGEQGVMLLLSDSTNSYKTGITPSESSVGPVFENLFKNAKGRVIMSTFSSNIHRVYQAIQHALNHNRKVAVIGRSMEKNLDIARELGYIHLPSKTFIEAHEVEKHPDHEVFIVTTGSQGETMSALYRMATDEHRHISIKPSDLIIISAKAIPGNEASVSSILNLLMKKDAQVVHHAFDVHVSGHAAQEEQKLMLRLIKPKFFLPVHGEYNHVARHKETAMSCGIPEKNIYLMEDGDQVEVNPNFMRKTKSIKSGKSYVDNTNNTSIAEKIVQERQEIANAGLLSAVLFISKEGQDLMPASKLTSLGIVNMQEERAFLTELHGSLSLHIKALRQDILGNHKYLDENVRNFLRKALFKHTKKYPAIVSHVFVS; encoded by the coding sequence ATGCAAGAACAAAGTGGGGTGAAAAACATCACAAAGGCGAACGAAAGAGGGAATTTGGGCTTCCATAAAGAACTCAAACAGGGTGTGGAGGCCAACCATAAAATCCACATCAATCACCTAAACCCCCACTACAAATTAGATTTAAATGTCAAGGCGCGGGTGAAAATCACGCCTTTGGGCGGTTTAGGCGAGATCGGGGGGAATATGATGGTGATTGAAACCTTGAACCAAGCCATCATCATTGATGTCGGGATGAGCTTTCCCAGCGAGGACATGTATGGCGTGGATATTTTGATCCCTGATTTTAGCTACCTACACAGCATTAAGGACAAAATCGTGGGCGTTTTGATCACCCACGCCCACGAGGACCACATCGGGGCAGTGCCCTATCTCTTTAAAGAATTGCAATTCCCCCTTTATGGTACGCCTTTAAGTTTGGGCATGATTGGCAACAAGTTTGACGAACATGGCTTGAAAAAATTTAAAAGCTTTTTTAAAATCGTGCAGAAACGCCAGCCGATCCAAATTGGAGAATTTATCGTGGAGTGGATACACATCACGCACTCCATCATAGACGCGAGCGCATTGGCGATCCAAACCAAGGTCGGCACGATCATCCACACGGGAGATTTTAAGATCGACCACACCCCCGTGGATAATATCCCCACAGACCTTTACCGCCTAGCCCACTATGGCGAGCAGGGGGTGATGTTGTTACTTAGCGACAGCACCAACTCTTACAAAACCGGGATCACGCCCAGCGAGAGCAGTGTGGGGCCCGTGTTTGAAAATCTTTTTAAAAACGCTAAGGGGCGGGTGATCATGAGCACCTTCTCCTCAAACATACACCGTGTGTATCAAGCGATCCAACATGCCTTGAATCACAACCGCAAAGTCGCTGTGATCGGCCGTTCTATGGAGAAAAACCTAGACATCGCCAGAGAGCTGGGCTACATCCACCTGCCTTCAAAAACCTTCATTGAAGCGCACGAAGTGGAAAAGCACCCCGACCACGAGGTGTTTATTGTAACCACAGGCTCCCAGGGCGAAACCATGAGCGCGCTTTATCGCATGGCAACTGACGAGCACCGCCACATCAGCATCAAGCCTAGCGACCTCATCATCATCTCGGCTAAGGCGATCCCGGGCAATGAGGCGAGCGTGTCGAGCATTTTAAATTTACTCATGAAAAAGGACGCACAAGTCGTACACCACGCCTTTGATGTGCATGTGAGCGGACACGCTGCCCAAGAGGAACAAAAGCTCATGTTGCGCCTCATCAAGCCCAAATTCTTTTTACCCGTGCATGGCGAGTACAACCATGTTGCCCGCCACAAGGAAACCGCCATGTCTTGTGGAATCCCTGAAAAGAACATTTACTTAATGGAGGATGGCGACCAAGTGGAGGTGAACCCAAACTTCATGCGCAAGACCAAGAGCATCAAGAGCGGAAAAAGCTATGTGGACAACACGAACAACACCAGCATTGCCGAAAAAATCGTGCAAGAACGCCAAGAAATCGCCAATGCAGGACTTTTAAGCGCGGTGTTGTTTATCTCCAAAGAGGGGCAGGATTTAATGCCCGCTTCCAAGCTCACAAGCCTTGGGATTGTGAACATGCAAGAGGAAAGGGCATTTTTAACAGAGTTGCACGGGTCGCTCAGCCTTCACATTAAAGCCTTGCGTCAAGACATTTTAGGCAACCACAAATACTTAGATGAGAATGTCCGTAACTTCTTAAGAAAAGCTCTCTTCAAACACACCAAGAAATACCCGGCGATCGTCAGCCATGTCTTTGTGAGCTGA
- the msrB gene encoding peptide-methionine (R)-S-oxide reductase MsrB has protein sequence MLAGVLGAVEVKMHTIYLAGGCFWGLEAYIKRIYGVKNALVGYANGKSDQTNYHELHNTDHAETVKVEFDPSKISLDKLLLYYFKVIDPTSLNQQGNDRGRQYRTGIFYTDKADEPIIAKALAHLQSHYKEKVRIELEPLKNFVVAEDYHQDYLKKNPGGYCHIDLKKADEVIIDPNDYHKPSQEQLKKKLTDLQYKVTQESYTEHPFNNAYDKLDEPGIYVDITTGEPLFLSTDKFDSGCGWPAFSKPINKDVVSYVKDTSHNMLRTEVKSRVGRAHLGHVFEDGPTELGGLRYCINSAALKFVPLEDMEKEGYGALIPMLQKALLKKEVHK, from the coding sequence ATGTTGGCGGGGGTTTTGGGTGCAGTGGAGGTTAAGATGCATACGATTTACTTAGCGGGGGGGTGCTTTTGGGGTTTGGAGGCGTATATCAAGCGCATTTATGGGGTGAAAAACGCCCTTGTGGGCTATGCCAATGGCAAGAGCGATCAAACAAACTACCACGAGCTCCACAACACCGACCACGCCGAAACGGTGAAGGTGGAGTTCGACCCGTCTAAAATCAGCCTAGATAAACTCTTGCTCTACTACTTTAAAGTGATCGACCCCACGAGTTTAAACCAACAGGGCAACGACAGAGGACGGCAATACCGCACGGGCATTTTCTACACCGACAAAGCTGATGAACCCATCATCGCCAAAGCTCTAGCGCATTTACAAAGCCACTACAAAGAAAAGGTGAGGATTGAGCTAGAACCTTTAAAAAACTTCGTGGTGGCAGAGGACTACCACCAAGACTATTTAAAGAAAAACCCCGGGGGTTATTGCCACATTGACCTTAAAAAAGCCGATGAGGTCATCATCGACCCCAACGACTACCACAAGCCAAGCCAAGAGCAACTTAAAAAGAAACTCACTGACCTACAATACAAGGTTACTCAAGAGAGCTACACCGAGCACCCCTTTAACAACGCGTACGACAAGCTAGATGAGCCGGGCATTTATGTAGACATCACCACCGGCGAGCCCTTGTTTCTCTCCACCGATAAATTTGACAGCGGTTGTGGCTGGCCCGCCTTTTCTAAGCCCATCAATAAAGATGTCGTGAGCTATGTTAAGGACACCAGCCATAATATGCTGCGCACTGAGGTGAAAAGCCGTGTGGGGCGCGCCCACTTAGGGCATGTCTTTGAGGACGGACCTACTGAACTAGGGGGTTTACGCTATTGCATCAACAGCGCAGCCTTAAAGTTCGTCCCCCTAGAGGACATGGAAAAAGAGGGCTATGGGGCGTTGATCCCCATGTTGCAAAAAGCCTTGCTTAAAAAAGAGGTGCATAAATGA
- a CDS encoding KpsF/GutQ family sugar-phosphate isomerase gives MMDYARLATQSLDLAIEALENAKTTLSHETLKPIVELLANAPLVVVMGVGKSAHIGRKIAATLTSTGTKAVFLHPTEAVHGDMGIVGEKDVVLAISYGGESVELLEALRYIKCAGVVAMSKHKNSSLAKRATHHLELKISKEACGFNLVPTTSTTLSLALGDILAVCLMVYKNFSKEDFAKSHPGGLLGKKMHLRVKDIYRTTNLPLVSADCCLHEALLEATAKGLGNALLVDSGGHLVGVLSDGDIRRALLQPENFDLNAPAKNYATLRPKTTTDLDMLVVEALELIEQTQISLLVVCGTENKVLGVLHLHTLLSLGLGG, from the coding sequence ATGATGGACTACGCCCGTCTAGCCACACAAAGCCTAGATTTGGCCATTGAGGCCCTAGAAAATGCCAAAACCACCCTAAGCCACGAAACTCTAAAACCCATTGTAGAGCTTTTGGCAAACGCTCCGCTTGTGGTGGTGATGGGCGTGGGCAAGAGCGCACACATCGGGCGCAAAATCGCCGCCACACTCACCAGCACCGGCACAAAGGCGGTGTTTTTACACCCCACAGAGGCGGTGCATGGGGATATGGGGATTGTCGGCGAAAAAGATGTGGTTTTGGCGATCAGTTATGGGGGCGAGAGTGTGGAACTCTTAGAAGCCCTGCGCTACATCAAATGCGCCGGGGTGGTGGCGATGAGTAAGCACAAAAACAGCTCGCTAGCCAAGAGGGCAACCCACCACCTAGAACTCAAAATCAGCAAGGAAGCCTGCGGCTTTAATTTAGTCCCCACAACTTCCACCACTTTAAGCCTAGCTCTAGGCGACATTTTAGCGGTGTGTTTGATGGTGTATAAAAATTTTAGCAAAGAGGACTTTGCTAAGAGCCACCCGGGCGGACTTTTGGGTAAAAAAATGCACCTAAGGGTGAAAGACATTTACCGCACCACCAACCTACCCCTAGTGAGCGCGGATTGTTGTTTGCACGAGGCGTTGTTAGAAGCGACCGCAAAGGGGCTAGGCAATGCGCTTTTAGTAGACAGTGGGGGGCATTTGGTGGGGGTTTTGAGCGATGGGGACATTCGGCGTGCGCTTTTACAGCCTGAAAACTTTGATTTAAACGCCCCAGCCAAAAATTACGCCACCTTGCGGCCCAAAACCACGACCGACTTAGACATGCTTGTGGTGGAGGCGTTAGAACTCATTGAGCAAACCCAAATCTCGCTGTTGGTGGTGTGCGGCACAGAAAATAAAGTTTTGGGAGTCTTGCACCTACACACCTTGTTAAGTTTAGGCTTAGGGGGTTAA
- a CDS encoding DUF2443 family protein: protein MFEKLEIIIKDIENAKEEVELLLRIAHLSLSDFILMKRGSLDIPPTLDMAFYTQISERVEELKEAINALNKYKKEMLVF from the coding sequence GTGTTTGAAAAATTAGAGATCATCATTAAGGATATTGAGAACGCCAAAGAAGAAGTGGAGTTGCTTTTAAGAATCGCCCATTTGAGTTTGAGCGATTTTATTTTAATGAAGCGGGGGAGTTTGGACATCCCCCCCACTTTAGACATGGCGTTTTATACGCAGATTAGCGAAAGGGTGGAAGAATTGAAGGAAGCCATCAACGCCCTAAACAAATACAAAAAAGAAATGTTAGTTTTTTAA